From the genome of Pukyongia salina, one region includes:
- a CDS encoding tetratricopeptide repeat protein — MTFRSFVKECSEKEVLKMLSIYIVSSWVLLQVLAVTWDPLGLPKISNTYLILILLLGFPFYLYYIWHLKLAKWEKDKAVRISKKGKAKKSGFYKMYFTYMGIISGLCVVASVFIIQNNFGRTLKLPTAISTDKIAILKFGNNTGDDSNNIIGKMTSDWIMHGITQHELGQVVSPEIINDYLGFLSTSEEESDEKKVVTQYFKPAKVIVGNYYLNKDELLFQCSIMDGSYDETFISFEPISCDKSDPLVCIESLKQKILGYLITEVNPSLNLEETPPKFEAYQYFIDAEATFGDNERYIELLNKAIDADPDYFEPKVMRVAYYYNISEFRKADSLKNAIVPNSRDSDRQANLLKTYNALLEGDNRAIYKHTLYEYKFAPFHLLTNAGAMVVTLQYVNKPKEVDTIFRAVSMEGMNLESCTQCKYRIYTQALANIELEKYDEAIKLLRPLTDVVDDLYLQRSLMSAYVRSGKQDELENLLERLKISNSGAYMINAQSYIGKEFLLLKKPSQAQIYYDRVIALATSEENKESLAEAWYALEDYKKAESIYENLHNSSPEDITIMSHLAACYSKNSKDQRAQQLLKKINQARSDYQFGSVDYALAQYYARIDNKALMLKHLMKSIADGNTYTPMTFQNDPHFLKYREDAGFKEILSFWH, encoded by the coding sequence ATGACATTTAGATCATTTGTAAAAGAATGTAGTGAGAAGGAAGTATTGAAGATGCTTTCTATCTACATTGTTTCGTCCTGGGTTCTGTTGCAGGTATTGGCAGTTACATGGGACCCTCTGGGCCTTCCGAAGATCTCAAACACTTATCTAATCCTGATCCTGTTATTGGGATTTCCCTTTTATCTTTATTATATCTGGCATCTTAAACTGGCGAAGTGGGAGAAAGACAAGGCTGTACGCATCAGCAAAAAAGGAAAAGCCAAGAAAAGCGGTTTTTATAAAATGTATTTTACCTATATGGGGATCATCTCCGGTTTATGTGTAGTAGCCTCTGTATTTATCATTCAGAATAACTTTGGTAGAACCTTAAAGCTCCCAACGGCAATTTCTACAGATAAGATCGCTATCCTAAAATTTGGGAACAACACCGGCGATGACTCAAATAATATCATTGGTAAAATGACCTCCGATTGGATCATGCACGGTATTACCCAGCACGAATTAGGTCAAGTGGTATCACCTGAAATAATTAATGACTACCTCGGGTTTTTGAGTACTTCTGAAGAGGAATCGGATGAAAAAAAGGTAGTCACCCAATATTTTAAACCTGCAAAAGTGATTGTGGGAAACTACTATCTCAACAAGGACGAACTACTATTTCAATGCTCGATCATGGACGGGAGCTACGATGAGACCTTCATTTCCTTCGAGCCTATTAGCTGTGACAAAAGTGACCCGCTGGTTTGTATCGAATCCCTTAAACAAAAGATCCTGGGATATCTTATTACTGAGGTGAATCCTTCACTGAATCTGGAAGAAACCCCGCCAAAATTTGAAGCCTACCAATATTTTATCGATGCCGAAGCTACCTTTGGGGATAATGAACGCTATATAGAATTACTTAATAAAGCTATCGATGCCGATCCCGATTATTTCGAACCTAAGGTAATGCGAGTGGCCTATTACTATAACATTAGCGAATTTAGAAAAGCAGATTCTCTAAAAAATGCCATAGTTCCTAATTCAAGGGATAGTGACCGACAAGCAAACTTGCTAAAAACCTATAACGCTTTACTGGAAGGAGATAATCGTGCAATCTACAAGCATACCCTTTACGAATACAAATTTGCGCCATTCCATCTGTTAACCAATGCCGGTGCCATGGTTGTGACCCTGCAATATGTTAATAAACCAAAAGAGGTAGATACTATCTTCAGGGCGGTGTCTATGGAAGGAATGAACCTGGAAAGTTGTACCCAATGTAAATACCGAATTTACACCCAGGCGCTTGCTAACATTGAATTGGAAAAATACGATGAGGCGATCAAATTATTGCGGCCGCTTACCGATGTGGTGGACGATTTGTATCTGCAACGATCATTGATGTCTGCTTATGTGAGAAGTGGTAAGCAAGACGAACTGGAAAATCTGTTGGAGCGGCTGAAAATATCCAATTCGGGAGCGTATATGATCAATGCACAATCTTATATTGGTAAAGAGTTTTTATTGCTGAAGAAACCTTCGCAAGCTCAAATCTATTACGACCGGGTAATAGCTTTGGCCACTTCCGAAGAAAACAAGGAAAGTCTAGCAGAGGCATGGTATGCATTGGAAGATTACAAGAAAGCCGAATCTATCTATGAAAATCTTCATAACTCTTCGCCGGAAGATATCACCATAATGTCACACCTGGCAGCCTGTTATTCTAAAAATTCTAAAGATCAACGGGCGCAGCAATTACTAAAAAAGATAAACCAGGCTCGCAGCGATTACCAATTTGGAAGTGTGGATTATGCTCTGGCGCAATACTATGCCAGGATTGATAACAAGGCGTTAATGCTTAAGCATCTCATGAAATCCATAGCCGACGGGAATACGTATACACCTATGACCTTTCAAAATGATCCACATTTTCTAAAGTATCGTGAAGATGCGGGATTTAAGGAGATCCTGAGCTTTTGGCATTAG
- a CDS encoding acyl carrier protein, with protein sequence MTSEEIYTKLQPIIAAYLPEDVSAENIKKDADLTQELNINSAHLVDVVLDVEDAFDIELSNNDLESLRTVNDAIAIIANKVEN encoded by the coding sequence ATGACTTCAGAAGAGATCTACACCAAACTTCAACCAATCATTGCTGCTTATTTACCCGAGGATGTTTCGGCAGAAAACATAAAAAAAGATGCCGATCTTACCCAGGAGCTCAATATAAATTCGGCACATCTCGTGGATGTTGTCCTGGACGTGGAAGACGCCTTCGATATAGAATTGAGTAACAACGATCTGGAGTCGTTGCGTACAGTTAATGATGCCATCGCGATCATTGCGAATAAAGTAGAAAACTAA
- a CDS encoding GntP family permease: MDSTLLIAIFSGIAILLILILKFRIQAFISLLIASIVVGIIAGMDPLSIVKTIQTGMGNTLGFVAVVVGLGAMFGAILEHSGGAEAIASFLLKHAGEKGASWALMITGFIIAIPVFFDVAFIILVPLIYSLQRKSKKSLLLYGMPLLAGLAITHAFIPPTPGPVAVADILKADLGWVIVFGAIVGIPTAIVSGPLFAKYISKRIHVIAPELVESQSDDQPKPSVGMIAAIIGLPIILIVLNTVLNSPMAEGWISEAFKDWMKMIGHPFTALILANLIAWYLLGVRRKTSKEKLLKITTKSMGPAGIIILLTGAGGVFKEMLIATGTGDMMANYFAEQGLSTLLFAFIVAALVRILQGSATVAMITAAGVTAPLLLGSTGDIEKALLVIAIASGASIMSHVNDSGFWLVSKYLGLTEKQTFRSWTMMTTLLAITGMTSVWILSLFF, encoded by the coding sequence ATGGATAGTACCTTACTTATAGCTATTTTCTCCGGGATTGCGATCTTATTGATCTTAATTCTGAAATTTAGAATCCAAGCTTTCATCTCCCTGCTCATTGCCAGCATTGTGGTAGGGATCATTGCCGGGATGGATCCTCTTAGCATAGTAAAAACCATACAGACTGGGATGGGGAATACGCTGGGTTTTGTGGCGGTGGTGGTTGGGCTTGGGGCCATGTTTGGTGCAATCTTAGAGCATTCAGGGGGAGCCGAGGCTATTGCTTCATTTTTACTGAAACACGCTGGTGAAAAAGGTGCTTCCTGGGCCTTGATGATAACAGGATTTATAATCGCAATACCGGTCTTTTTCGATGTTGCCTTCATCATATTGGTTCCACTTATCTATTCTTTGCAACGCAAATCGAAGAAGTCGTTGTTACTTTACGGAATGCCGCTTCTGGCCGGACTGGCAATTACACATGCGTTTATCCCTCCCACTCCCGGACCCGTGGCTGTGGCCGATATATTAAAAGCAGACCTGGGCTGGGTGATCGTTTTTGGCGCCATTGTAGGGATCCCTACAGCTATTGTTTCCGGGCCGTTATTTGCGAAATATATCTCCAAACGTATTCATGTGATCGCTCCCGAGTTAGTGGAATCTCAATCGGATGACCAGCCAAAACCATCCGTAGGAATGATCGCTGCTATAATTGGATTACCTATTATATTGATCGTTCTCAACACGGTACTTAACAGCCCGATGGCCGAGGGCTGGATCTCTGAAGCATTCAAGGACTGGATGAAGATGATAGGCCATCCGTTTACAGCGCTCATCCTTGCCAACCTCATCGCATGGTATTTATTAGGGGTTAGAAGAAAGACCTCTAAAGAGAAACTGTTGAAGATCACCACCAAATCGATGGGTCCGGCCGGGATCATAATCCTCTTAACCGGAGCCGGTGGAGTTTTTAAGGAAATGCTCATTGCAACTGGAACCGGAGATATGATGGCAAATTATTTTGCCGAACAGGGCTTAAGCACTTTATTATTTGCTTTTATAGTAGCAGCCCTGGTGCGTATTCTTCAAGGATCGGCTACGGTAGCCATGATCACAGCTGCAGGTGTAACCGCTCCCCTGTTATTGGGCTCTACGGGGGATATAGAAAAAGCGTTATTGGTAATAGCTATTGCGTCCGGGGCATCTATCATGTCTCACGTGAATGACAGCGGTTTCTGGTTGGTTAGTAAATATCTGGGTTTAACAGAAAAACAGACGTTCAGGAGCTGGACAATGATGACCACTTTACTCGCTATTACTGGTATGACTTCGGTTTGGATATTATCTTTGTTCTTCTAA
- a CDS encoding beta-ketoacyl-[acyl-carrier-protein] synthase family protein gives MKNRVVITGLGIVSPNGVGVEAFHSAIRYGKSGIRHFPELEELNFSCQIAAKPEVSEEQKRKYFTDLQLRNFNSSGILYGVMAGMEALEDAGIETAGKNDEPLWDLGIIFGTGTSGTAKFREAIYLLDSGKVKRLGSTTVAQTMASGISAYLGGMIGAGNQVTTNSSACATGTEAILMGYDLIASGKARQMLCGSCSDDGPVVWGGFDAMKVLTWKHNQDPEHGSRPMSTTASGFVPGSGAGALMLESLTSAQERGAKIYAEVLGGNVNNGGQRQQGSMTAPNSIAVKRCIKTALEVSGVEGHEIDYINGHLTATVKDPTEIRNWSEALGRKGADFPYVNSLKGMIGHGLAASGSMELVAAVLQLHHGFIFPNSNCEDLHPEISAIADRSRIPIQTVSHPLKTIAKASFGFGDVNACVIFRQNSI, from the coding sequence ATGAAGAATCGTGTGGTCATAACCGGCTTAGGAATTGTGTCCCCAAATGGAGTAGGTGTGGAAGCGTTTCATTCGGCCATAAGATACGGTAAATCCGGAATTAGGCATTTCCCGGAACTGGAAGAACTCAATTTTAGTTGTCAGATCGCCGCCAAACCAGAAGTTTCAGAAGAACAAAAAAGAAAATATTTTACCGATCTGCAATTGCGAAATTTTAACAGTAGCGGCATCTTATACGGTGTCATGGCTGGGATGGAGGCACTTGAGGATGCAGGGATCGAGACAGCAGGAAAAAATGATGAACCGCTCTGGGATCTGGGAATTATCTTCGGAACAGGAACCAGTGGCACAGCCAAGTTTCGAGAAGCCATTTATTTACTGGATTCAGGAAAAGTGAAACGCCTTGGCAGTACTACAGTAGCTCAAACCATGGCGAGCGGAATAAGTGCTTATTTAGGAGGAATGATAGGTGCGGGAAACCAGGTAACCACCAATTCATCGGCCTGCGCAACTGGCACCGAAGCCATCCTAATGGGGTATGATCTAATTGCATCGGGCAAAGCACGGCAAATGCTGTGTGGAAGCTGTTCGGATGATGGCCCGGTGGTTTGGGGAGGTTTCGATGCTATGAAAGTACTTACCTGGAAACACAACCAGGATCCGGAGCATGGATCCAGGCCTATGAGTACAACTGCTTCGGGATTTGTACCCGGGAGTGGGGCGGGTGCCTTAATGCTCGAATCGTTGACAAGTGCACAGGAACGCGGCGCGAAGATCTACGCCGAGGTATTGGGAGGCAATGTGAACAATGGCGGGCAAAGACAGCAGGGTAGCATGACTGCACCCAATAGTATTGCAGTAAAGCGATGTATAAAAACAGCTCTGGAAGTCTCTGGGGTTGAAGGACATGAAATAGATTATATTAACGGTCATCTCACAGCCACCGTAAAAGATCCAACCGAAATACGTAACTGGAGTGAGGCACTGGGAAGGAAGGGAGCCGATTTCCCTTATGTAAATTCACTTAAAGGGATGATTGGGCACGGACTAGCAGCGAGCGGAAGTATGGAGTTGGTTGCTGCCGTACTGCAACTCCATCACGGGTTTATTTTTCCTAATTCAAACTGTGAGGACCTTCATCCGGAAATTAGTGCTATTGCAGACAGGAGCAGGATTCCGATACAAACGGTAAGCCATCCTCTTAAAACCATTGCAAAAGCCAGCTTTGGTTTTGGAGATGTGAACGCGTGTGTTATCTTTAGGCAAAATTCTATTTAA
- the gndA gene encoding NADP-dependent phosphogluconate dehydrogenase has product MKPVFVIMGVSGCGKTTVGKMLAEKLQLPFYDADDFHPRANIEKMSLGTPLTDEDRKPWLEILSGEIGQWTADKGAVLACSALKESYRNLLAANTDIRWIVLHGSYDIIMKRMQKRPEHFMGAEMLRSQFDVLELPSYGLHLDIEKSPGELVSEILRESLVSRKSTLGIVGLGVMGRSLAHNVLGRGISVSVYNRAEGDEADVVTNFLAEADTPLTHGYTEYEAFVKSLKTPRKILLMIPAGPIVDTVLLAIQPFLTTGDVLIDGGNSYFEDTQRRFEYFKHLGVDFVGCGVSGGEEGALKGPSLMAGGTNEAYEKIRPVLEAIAARDKNGDPCVTLTGTDGAGHFVKTVHNGIEYAEMQLLAEVYALLRPSMNYASIANLLSEWNQEELSSYLLEITIDILRYKENEGYLLDRILDRASNKGTGGWSSRAAIDLGIPATMMTSALFARYVSSMKPMREKLAREKAAHVEIELSLLKQAYQFARIVNHLQGFELIRNAAETYNWNTDLAEIARIWTNGCIIKSGLMKNFQQYLTANVPLFDQPEIISELKQKEASIKGVLSAGLEAAIALPCFSAALQFWYGMTTKDLPANLIQAQRDYFGGHTYMRNDKDGSHSTNWKTNG; this is encoded by the coding sequence ATGAAACCGGTATTTGTGATCATGGGTGTTAGTGGCTGCGGTAAAACCACCGTGGGAAAAATGCTTGCCGAAAAACTGCAGCTGCCGTTTTATGATGCAGACGATTTCCATCCACGAGCTAACATTGAGAAGATGTCATTGGGTACCCCCCTCACCGATGAAGACAGAAAGCCCTGGCTGGAGATCCTCTCTGGAGAGATTGGACAGTGGACTGCAGATAAAGGAGCAGTTTTGGCCTGTTCGGCATTAAAGGAGTCTTATAGGAATTTACTTGCCGCCAATACCGATATTCGATGGATCGTTCTTCATGGATCCTACGATATAATAATGAAACGTATGCAGAAACGCCCCGAACATTTTATGGGAGCAGAGATGCTGCGTTCGCAATTCGACGTCCTGGAACTTCCGTCTTACGGCTTGCATCTGGACATAGAAAAGAGTCCCGGCGAGTTGGTTTCGGAAATACTGAGGGAATCTCTGGTTTCAAGAAAATCTACCCTTGGCATTGTTGGCCTGGGAGTAATGGGACGCAGTCTGGCTCATAACGTATTGGGCCGAGGTATTTCGGTATCGGTGTACAACAGGGCTGAAGGCGACGAGGCAGACGTGGTCACTAATTTTTTAGCTGAAGCAGACACTCCCCTGACCCATGGATATACGGAATACGAGGCGTTTGTTAAATCGCTGAAAACTCCGAGAAAAATATTATTGATGATCCCCGCAGGCCCGATAGTGGACACAGTTTTGCTAGCCATCCAACCTTTCCTAACTACAGGTGATGTGTTAATAGACGGGGGCAATTCCTATTTTGAAGATACCCAAAGACGATTTGAATATTTCAAGCATTTAGGAGTAGATTTCGTTGGTTGTGGAGTTTCAGGCGGTGAAGAGGGCGCCCTGAAAGGCCCGTCACTTATGGCAGGTGGGACAAATGAAGCCTATGAAAAGATCAGGCCTGTGCTGGAAGCGATCGCAGCCCGCGATAAGAATGGAGATCCTTGTGTAACACTTACAGGGACAGACGGTGCGGGACATTTTGTAAAGACGGTTCATAATGGTATCGAATATGCCGAAATGCAATTACTTGCCGAAGTGTATGCCCTTCTAAGGCCATCGATGAACTACGCATCTATCGCTAATTTGCTTTCTGAGTGGAATCAAGAGGAACTTTCCAGCTATTTACTCGAGATCACAATCGATATCCTGCGGTATAAAGAAAATGAAGGGTATCTTCTTGATAGAATCCTGGACAGGGCTTCGAATAAAGGTACCGGCGGCTGGTCGTCCAGAGCGGCTATCGATCTGGGAATTCCCGCCACTATGATGACTTCCGCTCTCTTTGCCCGCTATGTTTCGAGTATGAAGCCAATGCGTGAAAAATTAGCGCGAGAGAAAGCTGCACATGTTGAGATCGAGCTTAGTCTTCTGAAACAGGCATATCAGTTTGCCCGCATAGTAAATCACCTGCAAGGCTTCGAACTTATAAGAAATGCCGCCGAAACCTATAACTGGAATACAGATCTGGCCGAGATTGCTCGTATCTGGACCAATGGATGTATAATTAAATCGGGACTTATGAAGAACTTTCAACAATACCTCACCGCAAATGTTCCATTGTTCGACCAACCTGAGATCATTTCAGAATTAAAACAAAAAGAAGCTTCTATTAAAGGAGTTTTAAGCGCCGGCCTGGAAGCTGCGATCGCCTTACCATGCTTTTCGGCTGCCTTGCAATTCTGGTATGGGATGACTACCAAAGATCTACCGGCAAATTTAATCCAGGCGCAACGCGATTATTTTGGCGGACATACATATATGCGTAACGATAAGGATGGAAGTCACAGTACAAATTGGAAAACCAATGGATAG
- a CDS encoding TerC family protein has translation MEALFTVENFVTLALLTLLQAVLGLDNLLYISLESKRAPEAKQRRVRQIGIGGAIVLRIVLLFVLLKVIELFQDSLFAVHATGVFEGDFNLHSLIVLFGGVFIMYTAVREIMHMMRLEADDHMEKKPKSVAMITLSIILMNLVFSFDSILGAIALTDVFWVMATAIIIGGLVMIWLAGRVTEFLKKNRMYEVLGLFILLIVGIMLLSEGGHLAHMKLFGNDITPMSKTTFYFVIFVLVIVDIVQGRYQKKLNQHL, from the coding sequence ATGGAAGCACTTTTTACGGTGGAGAATTTTGTTACGCTCGCCCTGCTAACCCTTTTACAGGCAGTTTTAGGACTTGATAACCTTTTATACATATCGCTAGAGTCTAAACGGGCTCCCGAAGCCAAACAAAGGCGGGTAAGACAAATTGGGATTGGTGGTGCGATCGTTTTACGTATAGTGTTACTCTTTGTATTGCTGAAGGTGATCGAGTTGTTCCAGGACAGCCTCTTCGCCGTACACGCTACAGGGGTTTTTGAAGGAGATTTTAACCTTCACAGCCTGATCGTTCTTTTTGGAGGAGTTTTTATCATGTACACGGCGGTAAGGGAGATCATGCATATGATGCGTCTGGAAGCAGACGACCATATGGAAAAGAAGCCAAAATCGGTCGCGATGATCACCCTATCTATTATCCTGATGAACCTGGTTTTTTCGTTCGACTCAATTTTAGGCGCTATAGCCCTTACCGATGTGTTTTGGGTGATGGCGACGGCCATCATTATTGGTGGTTTGGTAATGATCTGGCTGGCAGGACGAGTTACCGAATTCCTGAAGAAGAACAGGATGTACGAAGTTCTTGGCCTGTTTATACTACTAATAGTAGGAATCATGTTACTATCGGAAGGAGGGCATCTGGCCCATATGAAGCTCTTTGGAAATGATATTACTCCTATGAGTAAGACCACTTTCTATTTTGTGATCTTCGTTCTGGTTATAGTGGATATTGTTCAGGGTCGCTACCAGAAAAAGTTGAACCAACATTTATAG
- a CDS encoding class I SAM-dependent rRNA methyltransferase, with amino-acid sequence MFNVALPEIEPQRLAVKLSLNGERSARSEHPWIFSNSITKVNKEGKAGDLAIIFGSRSNDVIGVGLYDPNSPIRIKMLHAGGPATINTTFFSERIAAAYAVRIPLLKTKTNSYRLLFGENDGFPGLIADVYNKVLVVKLYSEIWLPYIKDIFPVLIQLSEVDCMVVRLNRKLAAVTSHGLEEGMIVYGDLPNENVEFIEHGVTFSANVIQGHKTGYFLDHRHNRKRVGELAKGKAVLDVFSYAGGFTVHALRGGATSVTSVDISKQALEAAKLNAELNTYKGTHFTLTGDAFEIMDKMISEEKKFALVVIDPPSFAKSANEISRAEKKYAQLARLGASLVDRNGILVLASCSSRVTADSFFDINKRVLDDMSRNYKMMEKTYHDLDHPVTFPEGAYLKTAYYQFK; translated from the coding sequence ATGTTCAATGTAGCACTTCCCGAAATCGAACCACAACGACTGGCTGTTAAACTATCGTTGAATGGGGAAAGAAGTGCAAGGAGTGAGCATCCCTGGATCTTTTCAAACAGTATAACAAAAGTAAACAAAGAAGGAAAGGCTGGGGATCTGGCCATTATCTTTGGAAGTAGATCCAATGATGTAATAGGTGTGGGGCTATACGATCCAAACTCCCCCATTAGAATAAAAATGCTGCACGCAGGAGGCCCGGCCACTATTAATACTACTTTTTTTTCAGAAAGAATTGCGGCCGCTTACGCGGTCCGGATTCCGCTTTTAAAAACCAAAACAAATAGTTATCGCCTGCTTTTTGGTGAAAATGATGGCTTTCCCGGTCTTATAGCCGATGTGTACAACAAAGTGCTAGTGGTAAAGTTATATTCGGAGATATGGCTACCGTATATAAAAGACATATTTCCAGTCCTTATACAACTTAGCGAAGTAGATTGTATGGTTGTTAGGCTTAACCGAAAACTTGCTGCGGTAACTTCGCACGGCTTGGAAGAGGGGATGATAGTCTATGGCGACTTACCCAATGAGAATGTAGAGTTTATTGAACACGGAGTAACATTTTCAGCCAACGTGATCCAGGGACATAAGACGGGTTATTTTCTGGATCATCGTCACAATAGAAAACGAGTGGGCGAATTAGCGAAAGGAAAGGCTGTGCTGGATGTTTTTAGCTATGCCGGTGGCTTCACGGTACACGCATTAAGAGGAGGAGCCACTTCGGTGACCAGTGTGGATATAAGCAAACAGGCACTGGAAGCGGCGAAACTAAATGCAGAACTCAACACTTATAAGGGGACGCACTTCACGTTGACCGGAGATGCTTTCGAGATCATGGATAAAATGATTTCAGAAGAAAAAAAATTCGCCCTGGTGGTAATAGACCCACCAAGTTTTGCTAAGAGCGCGAACGAGATTTCGCGAGCAGAAAAAAAATATGCCCAGTTGGCCAGGCTAGGGGCTTCCCTGGTAGATCGAAATGGAATTTTGGTACTGGCCTCCTGTTCGTCACGTGTAACTGCCGATAGTTTTTTCGATATAAATAAACGTGTTCTGGATGATATGTCGAGGAACTACAAAATGATGGAAAAAACGTACCACGACTTGGATCACCCCGTAACCTTCCCCGAAGGCGCCTATTTAAAGACCGCTTATTACCAATTTAAATAG
- a CDS encoding SDR family oxidoreductase gives MNQSKRIALILGGSSGLGLASAEKLAQAGFDLCIVHRTRKSDLDAFQEVVKQMANAGSTVNTHNLDALKKETISEVLKTLPKGSVKLLLHSIAKGSLKPLTGDNALTREDIEITVHAMGHSWYEWTRALIEADCFSENARNLAFTSEGNAKVWPGYAAVSAAKSTLEALMRSMAVEYAELGMSTNCIQAGATETPSFKMIPGSEILAEATRKRNPFKRLTTPEDVANVVYLLSQDEAQWINGTVIKVDGGESLR, from the coding sequence ATGAACCAATCAAAACGCATAGCACTTATCCTGGGCGGCAGCAGTGGCCTGGGTCTCGCATCGGCAGAAAAACTTGCGCAAGCAGGATTCGATCTCTGCATTGTTCATCGCACCCGCAAAAGTGATCTGGATGCTTTTCAGGAAGTGGTGAAACAGATGGCCAATGCCGGAAGCACAGTGAACACCCACAATCTGGATGCTCTAAAGAAAGAAACCATTTCGGAAGTACTTAAAACCTTGCCCAAGGGATCGGTGAAATTATTACTACACAGTATTGCCAAAGGCAGCCTAAAGCCTTTAACGGGTGATAATGCATTAACGAGGGAGGATATCGAGATCACTGTACATGCCATGGGACATAGCTGGTACGAATGGACAAGAGCACTTATAGAAGCAGATTGTTTTAGTGAAAATGCTCGAAATTTAGCGTTCACCAGTGAAGGAAACGCGAAAGTATGGCCGGGATATGCCGCCGTCTCTGCGGCAAAATCTACCCTGGAAGCCTTGATGCGCAGTATGGCAGTAGAATATGCCGAGTTGGGCATGTCTACAAATTGTATTCAGGCAGGTGCCACCGAAACTCCATCCTTTAAAATGATCCCCGGTAGTGAAATACTGGCAGAGGCTACAAGAAAACGAAACCCATTCAAGCGACTAACTACTCCCGAAGATGTGGCCAATGTGGTCTACCTTCTAAGCCAGGACGAAGCACAATGGATAAATGGTACGGTAATAAAGGTTGACGGGGGAGAAAGTTTGCGCTGA
- a CDS encoding 3-hydroxyacyl-ACP dehydratase FabZ family protein — protein sequence MKPTEIIAKLPYSHPFLFVDSIDSVNDERLVGRYTFRTDEYFYKGHFKDYPVTPGVILTECMAQLGLVCFGIYLLSESSGEDFQVALSSTEVDFLKPVYPGDTVIVISEKIYFRFNKLKCNVKMTNADDEILCEGSISGMLITKRS from the coding sequence ATGAAACCAACCGAGATCATAGCAAAATTACCTTATAGCCATCCGTTTTTGTTCGTGGATTCTATAGACTCCGTAAATGATGAGCGCCTGGTAGGAAGGTATACCTTCAGAACAGACGAATATTTCTATAAGGGCCATTTTAAGGATTACCCTGTAACACCCGGAGTAATACTTACTGAGTGTATGGCGCAGTTGGGTTTGGTTTGCTTCGGAATTTATCTGCTCTCCGAATCTTCGGGTGAAGATTTTCAAGTGGCATTGAGTAGTACCGAAGTCGATTTCCTGAAGCCTGTTTATCCAGGCGACACCGTAATCGTTATTTCAGAAAAGATCTATTTCCGCTTCAATAAACTTAAATGTAATGTAAAAATGACGAATGCAGATGACGAAATACTTTGTGAGGGAAGCATCAGCGGGATGTTAATTACGAAGAGATCATGA